In SAR324 cluster bacterium, the sequence AATAATGCAGACACTACTGACAATACTATTCCTACTACTGACAACAACTGTTCTTGCGGATTCTGCTATTTGCCCCAAATACGAACGCGAGAGCTACCGCCACTGGATTGATGAAGACAAGGATTGCCAGAACGCTCGTCATGAAGTGTTGATTGAGGAGTCCCTCTCGACGGTTGAGTTCAAGACAGAGAAAGGCTGTAGGGTGGTTTCAGGGATCTGGAATGACCCGTATTCTGGCAGAACCATTACCGATGCCACCAAGCTGGATATTGATCACATGGTGCCTCTCAAGGAAGCCCATGAGTCTGGTGCAGCCAACTGGTCAAGAGAACGCAAAAGAGTCTATGCCAATGATCTGGATGATCCAGACACGTTGATTGCTGTCGACCGTCGTCTGAAACGTCAGAAGGGAGCCAAGGATCCAGCAGATTGGTTACCACCCAATCCGGCCTACCAAACCCAATATTTGAAGGCTTGGGTAGCTGTGAAGCTGAAGTGGGGATTAACGGCTGATCGGAGAAAGTTGACGGCTCTACCAGAATTACTTGGAGATCAAGTCGAGTTACCAAGAGAGGCACCTGAGATGAACTGCACTGCCATTGGGCAGTCCAGCCAGTTAACATCACCCTCAGCAAGTTTGAAAGTGGTCTGTGGGAGCAAACGCTATTGCAGACAAATGAATTCTTGTGAGGAAGCGAGAGCTTTTCTGAGTCAATGTGGACTCAGTCGCTTGGACGGTGACAAGGATGGAGTGCCCTGTGAAGTGTTGTGTGGTTAGTCAGGAAGGATCTGCGGGATGGTGCTTTTCGAAGATTAATTAAACAAATGATTGTTTACAGCAACTTTCTGAAACGCTTTGCAACGAACTTCAACTAATCATAATAGCTTGATGAAAGTTATGGATTCAGACCTCTACATCGGACCAATCAACCTAATTCGGAGGGCGAAACATGCATATTAGTTTTAGAATTATAGGAATTCTCTTCTTTCTCTTTATGGCTATCTTTTTTGATTTTCGAAATGGTGAATTGCGATTTGAAATGATAACTGGGGTATGTGAAAACTATGATTTTTCAAAGCAGGAATGTGCTTCTGGAGAAAAGTTAAGCACTGTAAGTCTGTTGCCTTTGTTTTTTGATCCACCTTCAATCTTGTTGATTTCTGTCATAACTTTTTTGGGTTCAGCCTTCAGGCAGCTCGGTGTAGTGGGCTCACTAGAAAAAGCATCACATTTGGCGAAAGATGTAGGTGAATTAGGTGCAGCCATAGGAGCAATTCATGCTTTTATGGGTGTTTTTAATGAAGCTGCCATTTCGCAAGCATTTGGCTTTGTATTTTCAGCCTACTTTACTGGGCTTAGCATTTCTTTAGTTTGTTCAGCATTAGCAAATTATCTACGATCTAAAGAGATGATTTATGCAGGATCATGACAGTTGAGGCTTTTATTTTTGATGAGATAATTGCACAGATTTGTTCAGAGAAGAGTCAATTCTGGGGGCTATCCAGTGTTGTCGCAAGACCGGTAGCTTGACGCTGCCGGTCGCGATGGGAAATGTCTCTAAATATCTTCCTCTCCCTCGCTGGTCTTCGATGCATTTGAAAGGGTAGGTGGAACAATCACAGTTCACCGTGATCCATGGACAATTAAGGATCATTGCCTAACAGCCACCCAACTTCATTATGACTTGGAGTGTGCTGGCAAATAATCATACCAATACCAGTACTTTTGAGGCTTTTGATGATGTGAAGAAGGAAGGTGTAGTCTCCGTTTTTCTCAGGGGGAATTCCCCATTCAAAACGATCAAACTCGTCTTCGCTCGGGTTGATGCCGCTGGTCCAACTCTTATTGGAAAATGGTGGGATTAGCCACAGCAAAATCAAAGGTTTTGAGTTTCCCGTCTCCATCACACCAATAGGGATCGGAAATGGTATTGCCCTTCCAAATCGAAGCGGTAGCATTTTCATGGAGAATCATGTTCATGCGGGCCAAGGCGCTCGTGGCAAAGTCCATTTCCTGACCATAGATTGAGAGGCTGCGAGGAACCTCGTCACTGGCTTTTAATAACAATGACCCAGAACCACAGGTTGGGTCATAAACCGTAGCGTTTTGGGGTGTTTGCTCATTGATTCCAATGACCTTCGACAGAATTCTGGAGACCTCCGCAGGAGTGTAGAATTAACCCTTGGATTTGCCGGATTCTGTGGCGAAGTGGCGCATCAGGTACTCGTAGGCATCACCCAACAAATCATCTCCATCTGCACGATTCGAGGACAGGTCCAGTCCCTCGAAAATCCCAATCAACTTTGAGAGACGGTCGACCGTTTCCTTGCCCGTGCCCAGACGGTCCTCGTCATTGAAGTCAGCAACATCAATCACACCTTTGAGGTCATTTCCTCGGCCAATGCGCTGATGATTTTGTTGAGCTTGTTGCCAATCTCCTTATCACCTTTGAGAGCCACCATGTCGTCAAAACTGGCCCCTTCTGGAACGACAATCATTCCGTAGGGGTCTCCCTTGTACTTGTCTGAAAGTACTTCATGAACAGCATGGTCAGCACAAAATCCTTGTACTGGCTGGCGTCCATGCTCCCACTAAGCTCGTCACAACTGGACCAAAGC encodes:
- a CDS encoding excalibur calcium-binding domain-containing protein, with amino-acid sequence MQTLLTILFLLLTTTVLADSAICPKYERESYRHWIDEDKDCQNARHEVLIEESLSTVEFKTEKGCRVVSGIWNDPYSGRTITDATKLDIDHMVPLKEAHESGAANWSRERKRVYANDLDDPDTLIAVDRRLKRQKGAKDPADWLPPNPAYQTQYLKAWVAVKLKWGLTADRRKLTALPELLGDQVELPREAPEMNCTAIGQSSQLTSPSASLKVVCGSKRYCRQMNSCEEARAFLSQCGLSRLDGDKDGVPCEVLCG